The proteins below come from a single Roseiflexus sp. RS-1 genomic window:
- a CDS encoding choice-of-anchor D domain-containing protein yields MSADNPSNTPADRQTHAGLSPSSSDKAPHIVVLDAQGNPVQTLALTRAGVTIGRLANNALRLDAPVVSRTHARIDWDGARVTVTDLGSKSGVQLGTMRLSPQTPQVWDPAQTLQIGPYTLRLHIGAPSPADPASPVTGDLHAAPTQKVREAGLSVALSPAHTALTLIPGEPTDVEVRVTNQTNAPQTVALSLSGLPETWVEPAPALRVAPFSMKTAIIRVQAPASPESAVRPYEVRVRVSSQEDPSSSAELRLEWRVAPFLSGEVEVAPHRALGREQAVVTVHLHNGGNVRATYHLRTGDMAQMVGAAFTQEYVTLDPDETVEIPLTITAPRRVFGGHRVYTAPIEVEETDEVSGSLRRTLHAEVRFVQTTLLPLWAPVALFVLLLLLYGLNLPAALWARVPGSGFLAGVQSGGIRAEATQVAALATQQALQGQTALAEVGAALAATQSAVAALPTEQQASAQTALAGAFQATVASLSVAQTANAQSLAATNAALEAQLAQTATAQNVSTTPEPASTIGVPMTTARLTTTPTAGATSTLRPTATSAPSATSVPQPTTVAVASAMVEPATIAFGSIKKGTASAPRTLLLKNTGNAPLTISEIVIGGAHASEFARVAGGADNCGTSLAPGASCTITLTFTPSAAGQRTGQLRIENSSADGVVLVSLSGSGTEIPEVASIVRIGNSPTNAASAQFQVNFSEPVKGVTASNFSVVTLGGAVGAAIASVSPASGTSTNQWTVTVNAGGGNKTIRLDFVNSNGVTNADGNAVEKLPFNAGDQIVIDTTAPTVALGNTPPSLTNNPAAPFTFSGSDDVSSNVTFECRVDAASFAPCTSPFTPSGLADGNRTFNVRARDQAGNVSAPASYTWAIDTSPPDTTITGGPANSSTSGPTVSFTFSSEAGATFQCRMDSGSFSACTSPFTATGLTDGSHTFHVRALDAAGNVDASPATRTWTVDATPPDTTITGGPANSSTSGPTVSFTFSSEAGATFQCRMDSGSFSACTSPFTATGLTDGSHTFHVRAIDTVGNIDPTPATRTWTVDATPPDTTILSGPTGVISVTGVTFTFTSTETSSTFQCRLNTGSFVSCTSPHTISGLVNGSQTFEVRAIDGVGNVDPTPATRSWTVDTQPPETTITSGPADGSTTGPGVTFNFTSSETGSTFECSLDSGPFLPCTSPQTLSLSNGSHTFGVRAIDAVNNIDPTPATRTWTVDAIPPAVTSVTSTTPNGVYGVGATINVMVNFSESVTLTGGSLQVNLNSGATVTIATLSGVSASGIYVVGAGQNASDLDSVSLTLTAGATLRDAAENNAVLTIPTGQSLADLRDIVIDTTPPTPPTVTNPASATTVPSTTTTLNITGNAEADSLVQVWNDIDNNGAIDGGETVVASQQLTGGATSFSISVSLATGDNNFVVTATDAANNRSSPTDVPTITRSP; encoded by the coding sequence GTGTCCGCCGACAATCCATCCAACACACCCGCCGACCGGCAGACGCATGCCGGACTTTCGCCATCGTCGTCCGATAAGGCGCCGCACATCGTTGTGCTCGACGCCCAGGGCAATCCGGTTCAGACGCTCGCATTGACGCGCGCTGGCGTCACGATCGGTCGTCTGGCGAACAATGCGCTGCGGCTTGACGCGCCGGTCGTCTCGCGCACTCATGCGCGGATCGACTGGGACGGCGCGCGCGTGACGGTGACCGACCTGGGATCGAAGAGTGGCGTCCAACTGGGGACGATGCGCCTGTCTCCGCAAACGCCACAGGTCTGGGATCCTGCGCAAACGCTTCAGATCGGTCCGTATACGTTGCGTCTGCATATCGGTGCGCCTTCACCCGCCGACCCGGCGTCGCCGGTGACCGGAGATCTGCATGCCGCGCCAACCCAAAAGGTCAGGGAAGCGGGTCTCTCAGTTGCGCTGTCGCCGGCGCATACGGCGCTGACCCTGATCCCCGGCGAGCCGACCGACGTCGAGGTGCGCGTCACCAACCAGACGAATGCACCACAGACGGTTGCGCTCTCGCTCAGTGGTCTGCCAGAGACCTGGGTCGAACCTGCGCCAGCGCTGCGGGTTGCGCCATTCTCGATGAAGACCGCCATCATCCGTGTTCAGGCGCCAGCATCTCCCGAAAGTGCCGTTCGTCCCTATGAGGTGCGCGTGCGCGTCTCGTCTCAGGAAGATCCTTCCAGCAGCGCCGAACTTCGCCTGGAATGGCGGGTTGCGCCGTTTCTGTCGGGGGAGGTGGAGGTTGCGCCGCATCGCGCGCTGGGACGTGAGCAGGCGGTTGTAACGGTGCACCTGCACAACGGTGGCAATGTACGCGCGACGTATCACCTGCGTACCGGTGATATGGCGCAGATGGTCGGCGCTGCGTTCACCCAGGAATATGTCACCCTCGATCCGGATGAAACCGTCGAGATTCCACTGACGATCACCGCGCCGCGTCGCGTTTTCGGTGGTCATCGTGTCTACACGGCGCCAATCGAGGTCGAAGAAACCGATGAAGTGTCTGGTTCGCTCAGGCGCACGTTGCACGCCGAAGTTCGCTTCGTGCAGACGACGCTGTTGCCGCTCTGGGCGCCGGTTGCGCTGTTCGTTCTGCTGCTGTTGCTGTATGGACTGAACCTCCCGGCGGCGCTCTGGGCGCGCGTTCCTGGAAGCGGTTTTCTGGCAGGGGTGCAGAGCGGCGGCATTCGCGCCGAAGCCACGCAGGTTGCCGCGCTTGCAACCCAACAGGCGCTTCAGGGGCAGACGGCTCTCGCCGAAGTGGGAGCGGCGCTGGCTGCGACCCAATCGGCAGTGGCGGCGCTGCCGACCGAACAGCAGGCGAGTGCACAGACGGCGCTTGCCGGAGCGTTTCAGGCAACCGTGGCTTCATTGTCGGTGGCGCAGACCGCGAATGCGCAGTCGCTTGCGGCGACCAACGCGGCGCTCGAGGCGCAACTGGCGCAAACCGCCACGGCGCAAAATGTGTCGACAACACCCGAACCGGCGTCGACTATCGGCGTGCCGATGACCACCGCGCGACTGACGACGACGCCGACAGCGGGCGCGACGTCCACGCTGCGCCCAACCGCAACCTCTGCACCATCGGCGACATCCGTTCCGCAACCTACGACGGTCGCGGTCGCCAGCGCTATGGTGGAACCTGCGACGATCGCGTTTGGCAGCATTAAGAAGGGGACCGCCAGTGCGCCGCGCACGCTGCTGCTGAAGAATACCGGCAACGCACCGCTGACCATCAGCGAGATTGTGATTGGCGGCGCCCATGCCTCGGAGTTTGCGCGCGTCGCTGGAGGCGCCGACAACTGTGGCACGTCGCTGGCGCCCGGCGCGTCGTGCACCATTACTCTGACCTTTACCCCATCTGCCGCCGGTCAGCGCACCGGGCAACTGCGGATCGAAAATTCGTCTGCCGACGGAGTGGTGCTTGTGAGCCTGTCCGGCAGCGGAACGGAAATTCCGGAGGTTGCGTCGATTGTGCGCATCGGCAACAGCCCGACCAATGCCGCCAGCGCTCAGTTCCAGGTCAATTTCAGCGAACCGGTGAAAGGTGTAACGGCTTCGAATTTCAGCGTGGTGACCCTTGGCGGCGCCGTCGGCGCTGCCATCGCATCGGTATCCCCTGCCAGCGGCACGTCCACGAATCAGTGGACGGTGACGGTTAATGCTGGCGGCGGCAACAAAACCATCCGCCTCGATTTCGTCAACAGCAATGGCGTGACCAACGCCGATGGCAATGCGGTGGAGAAACTGCCGTTCAACGCTGGCGACCAGATTGTGATCGATACGACGGCGCCGACGGTTGCGCTGGGCAATACGCCGCCATCGCTCACGAATAACCCGGCGGCGCCGTTTACGTTTAGCGGCAGCGATGACGTGAGTTCCAACGTAACCTTCGAGTGTCGCGTTGATGCCGCCAGTTTTGCACCATGCACCAGCCCGTTTACCCCTTCCGGTCTGGCTGACGGCAACCGTACCTTCAATGTGCGCGCACGCGATCAGGCGGGGAATGTCAGTGCGCCAGCATCGTATACCTGGGCGATTGATACCTCGCCGCCGGATACGACGATAACAGGCGGTCCTGCCAATAGCAGCACCAGCGGACCGACCGTCTCATTTACGTTCTCATCCGAAGCGGGCGCAACCTTCCAGTGTCGCATGGATAGCGGATCGTTCAGCGCCTGCACCAGCCCATTCACAGCGACTGGTCTTACTGATGGTTCTCACACCTTCCATGTGCGCGCTCTCGATGCCGCCGGGAATGTTGATGCCAGCCCGGCGACGCGCACCTGGACGGTGGATGCCACGCCGCCGGATACGACGATAACGGGAGGTCCTGCCAATAGCAGCACCAGCGGACCAACCGTCTCATTTACATTCTCATCCGAAGCGGGCGCAACCTTCCAGTGTCGCATGGATAGCGGATCGTTCAGCGCCTGCACCAGCCCATTCACAGCGACTGGTCTTACTGATGGTTCTCACACCTTCCATGTGCGCGCCATCGATACGGTAGGGAACATCGACCCGACTCCGGCAACGCGCACCTGGACGGTGGATGCCACACCGCCGGATACGACAATTCTCAGCGGACCAACTGGCGTTATCAGTGTGACAGGAGTCACGTTCACGTTCACTTCGACCGAGACCAGTTCGACGTTCCAGTGCCGGTTGAATACCGGGTCATTTGTGAGTTGCACCAGTCCGCACACCATCAGCGGGTTGGTGAATGGTTCACAGACCTTTGAAGTGCGCGCGATCGATGGGGTGGGGAACGTCGATCCGACGCCAGCAACCCGAAGCTGGACGGTCGATACGCAACCGCCGGAAACGACGATCACCAGCGGTCCTGCTGACGGCAGCACGACAGGTCCGGGGGTTACATTCAACTTTACCTCATCTGAGACGGGCAGCACGTTTGAGTGCAGTCTGGATTCCGGCCCATTTTTGCCGTGTACTTCTCCGCAGACACTCTCACTCTCGAACGGTTCACATACATTTGGTGTGCGCGCGATCGACGCGGTCAATAATATCGATCCGACTCCGGCGACTCGCACCTGGACAGTCGATGCCATACCGCCGGCTGTCACCAGTGTCACATCGACCACGCCGAACGGGGTGTATGGTGTCGGCGCTACCATTAATGTGATGGTCAACTTTAGCGAGTCGGTGACGCTGACCGGTGGTTCCTTGCAGGTGAACCTCAACAGCGGGGCAACGGTGACAATTGCGACGCTCAGCGGCGTCAGCGCCAGTGGTATCTATGTGGTCGGTGCAGGTCAGAACGCTTCCGATCTCGACTCCGTTTCGCTGACGCTGACCGCTGGTGCAACCCTGCGTGACGCGGCGGAAAACAACGCCGTCCTGACCATTCCGACAGGTCAATCGCTGGCGGATTTGCGTGATATTGTGATCGATACAACCCCGCCTACTCCGCCAACCGTTACCAACCCTGCCAGCGCGACAACGGTGCCGTCTACCACCACGACACTTAACATAACAGGTAATGCAGAAGCGGATAGCCTGGTTCAGGTATGGAATGACATAGACAACAATGGTGCGATCGATGGGGGTGAGACTGTTGTTGCATCTCAGCAACTGACCGGAGGCGCTACAAGTTTCAGCATCAGCGTGTCGCTGGCAACCGGCGACAACAACTTCGTCGTTACTGCAACCGATGCGGCGAACAATCGCTCGTCGCCGACCGATGTGCCGACGATTACCCGGAGTCCGTAA
- a CDS encoding FHA domain-containing serine/threonine-protein kinase — protein sequence MLDSAANEQTIGAYRLEDEIATDSAGVVYRARHLPTAQPVAIRILPPDIVAAPDFRERFEREMRAVAALYHPHVAELYEFGIGEGRAFIIGELPSDGFLRDAIRRRTLPLRLSVELARQAAVGLSAAHARGVVHGALKPEACALFAGPGGSYLLKVGDFGIARLIAPAAASPAVYQAPEQRAGGEPDPSVDCYALGAILYEMIVGSPPPLTAIPLLRMVRPDTPADLEALVARCLASTPSDRFSRMNELAEALDALVAAMGERLSVAAADETTVIEQRSAADDATVAAHLFTPAPEDATLIAPVTPGAGEGATVIEEPVAPGAGEGATVIAPGAGEGATVIEEPVAPGAGEGATVIEAGAAEADEGATVIAPEASPTEGAPSSAVADATAALIADTTSDEAPTVLPTPLVAPQQQPSARGDVTAEAPSVVPPDEAVTILPEPVPAISTPLPQVSATQSLIIATPPPGFPALPPPSSMPQVQLLDNAGAPLRLLSLTGDGLAIGRAESNDLPLPDESVSEEHAFIDWDGRQVTITDLGSKNGTFVAGIRLPPQERYPWQGGAPVRIGVYWLRLIPPLAQATSVVAPAVYGVPGPEAVAAPPQAVGAPPPRAPAPVTPSFGAPAIPPTAAASPQAGITQMPAPGTPRSAPLPPQAPLQPPGDTPAGAAGVTQPPLSSNRYAVELEQDVITLTPGMPAVLRMTLHNYSDSVDHLRVDVQGVPETWIQGPTPEPQLLPNGRAPVALNINVPRTPESRAGPYPVTIYARSRSRPNEAGVAQATWNVQAFTEHRLELKPRRAAGWRKAHYNLTLTNAGNMPMRYTLIGEDDEQALAFNLGEDAVALEPGAAYKHRLTVRGPIRWLGSSQPRSFSVQARTEKRSDTQTSSAQFIQRALIPTWLIPLALLAFLAILYFVTLPPVIRNPRFERSPQIAGQPVRLIYEIDNAQRVELLPLGVPAPAGSGRRTFEFLDATAIPTDLSILAISRFGVRAEASVVVAVVTPTPTLAPTATPPPPTAQPTPEVLPAPTAAALPPAPPPVPPPAPPPAATPTPEVSLAELLRLECRSGERIVITGAGPPRESFLLYFGRRAVSGGSIAPNGVYRIEMLIGPERPGEYPVSVRLRLSDRPLPIRTYQYGADRLVNLSSVAPTAVTTEILCVVQRAEPTPTVAP from the coding sequence ATGCTCGACTCCGCAGCGAATGAGCAGACCATTGGCGCGTATCGCCTGGAAGACGAGATCGCTACCGATAGCGCGGGGGTTGTCTATCGCGCGCGCCATCTTCCCACGGCTCAACCGGTGGCGATCCGCATTCTGCCGCCCGACATCGTTGCAGCGCCCGACTTCCGTGAGCGTTTCGAGCGCGAGATGCGCGCAGTCGCTGCGCTCTATCATCCGCACGTTGCCGAACTGTATGAGTTTGGAATCGGCGAGGGGCGCGCGTTCATTATCGGTGAACTTCCATCCGATGGGTTTCTGCGTGATGCGATCCGGCGCCGCACGCTCCCGTTGCGCCTGAGCGTCGAACTGGCGCGTCAGGCGGCGGTCGGGTTGAGTGCAGCGCATGCCCGTGGCGTCGTTCACGGAGCGCTCAAGCCCGAAGCATGTGCGCTCTTCGCTGGACCGGGCGGCAGCTATCTGCTGAAAGTCGGCGATTTTGGCATTGCGCGTTTGATCGCCCCAGCTGCCGCCAGTCCCGCCGTCTACCAGGCGCCAGAGCAACGCGCTGGCGGTGAACCGGATCCATCCGTCGATTGCTATGCACTGGGTGCCATCCTGTACGAGATGATCGTCGGCTCGCCGCCGCCGCTCACCGCTATTCCCCTGTTGCGCATGGTGCGCCCCGATACGCCAGCCGACCTTGAGGCGCTGGTTGCGCGTTGCCTGGCATCCACGCCATCGGATCGCTTCAGTCGCATGAATGAACTGGCAGAAGCGCTGGACGCCCTGGTTGCAGCAATGGGGGAGCGTCTGTCGGTCGCTGCCGCCGACGAAACGACGGTCATCGAGCAACGTTCTGCCGCCGATGATGCAACGGTTGCAGCGCATCTGTTTACTCCTGCCCCCGAAGATGCAACGCTCATCGCGCCGGTGACGCCGGGGGCGGGTGAGGGCGCGACGGTCATCGAAGAACCGGTGGCGCCGGGGGCGGGTGAGGGTGCGACGGTCATCGCTCCGGGGGCGGGTGAGGGCGCGACGGTCATCGAAGAGCCGGTGGCGCCGGGGGCGGGTGAGGGCGCGACGGTGATCGAAGCGGGGGCGGCGGAGGCGGATGAGGGTGCGACAGTCATCGCGCCTGAGGCGTCGCCGACGGAGGGTGCGCCATCGAGTGCGGTTGCCGACGCCACTGCTGCACTGATTGCAGACACAACGTCCGACGAAGCGCCGACAGTCCTTCCAACGCCGTTGGTTGCGCCGCAACAACAACCGTCGGCAAGGGGTGATGTCACGGCGGAAGCGCCATCGGTTGTTCCACCCGACGAAGCAGTTACCATCCTTCCCGAACCGGTTCCAGCGATCAGCACACCCCTGCCTCAGGTTTCAGCCACTCAATCGCTGATCATCGCCACGCCGCCGCCTGGCTTCCCGGCGCTGCCCCCGCCCTCGAGCATGCCGCAGGTGCAACTGCTCGATAATGCCGGCGCCCCGCTGCGTCTGCTCAGTCTGACCGGTGATGGTCTGGCGATTGGCAGAGCGGAGTCCAATGATCTGCCGTTGCCTGATGAGAGTGTTTCCGAAGAGCACGCATTCATCGATTGGGATGGGCGGCAGGTGACGATTACCGACCTGGGTTCAAAGAATGGCACCTTTGTCGCCGGTATCCGTCTGCCGCCGCAGGAGCGGTATCCGTGGCAGGGGGGCGCTCCGGTGCGGATCGGGGTCTACTGGTTGCGTCTGATTCCGCCGCTGGCGCAGGCGACGAGTGTGGTTGCGCCTGCCGTCTATGGCGTTCCCGGTCCTGAAGCGGTAGCAGCGCCGCCGCAGGCGGTTGGTGCGCCGCCGCCCCGCGCTCCCGCTCCGGTCACGCCGAGTTTTGGCGCGCCTGCCATTCCTCCGACTGCCGCAGCGTCGCCGCAGGCAGGCATTACCCAAATGCCCGCGCCTGGAACTCCGCGAAGCGCTCCGCTGCCGCCGCAGGCGCCTCTCCAGCCGCCCGGCGACACTCCAGCTGGCGCGGCTGGCGTGACGCAACCGCCGCTCAGTTCCAACCGCTACGCCGTCGAACTCGAACAGGATGTCATAACGCTGACCCCCGGCATGCCGGCTGTGCTGCGCATGACCCTGCACAACTACAGCGATAGTGTCGATCATCTGCGGGTCGACGTGCAGGGTGTGCCCGAAACCTGGATTCAGGGTCCGACCCCTGAACCGCAATTGTTGCCGAACGGTCGCGCACCGGTGGCGCTCAACATTAATGTGCCGCGCACGCCAGAGAGCCGCGCCGGTCCTTATCCGGTCACCATCTATGCCCGCTCACGGAGCCGCCCCAATGAAGCTGGCGTCGCTCAGGCGACCTGGAATGTTCAGGCGTTCACCGAGCATCGGCTGGAATTGAAACCGCGCCGTGCGGCCGGATGGCGCAAAGCCCACTATAACCTGACGCTCACGAATGCGGGAAACATGCCGATGCGCTATACCCTGATCGGCGAAGACGATGAGCAGGCGCTTGCCTTCAATCTGGGAGAGGACGCCGTCGCGCTCGAACCCGGCGCCGCATACAAACACCGCCTGACAGTGCGGGGACCGATCCGCTGGCTCGGTTCGTCGCAACCACGCAGTTTCTCGGTTCAGGCGCGCACCGAGAAGCGTTCGGACACCCAAACCTCATCGGCGCAGTTCATCCAGCGGGCGCTGATCCCGACCTGGCTCATTCCGCTGGCGCTGCTGGCATTTCTGGCGATCCTCTACTTCGTCACGCTGCCGCCGGTCATCCGCAATCCGCGCTTTGAGCGATCTCCGCAGATCGCAGGTCAGCCGGTGCGTCTGATCTATGAAATCGATAATGCGCAGCGCGTCGAACTGTTGCCGCTTGGCGTCCCGGCGCCTGCCGGGTCCGGTCGCCGCACCTTCGAGTTTCTCGATGCGACGGCAATTCCCACCGATCTGAGCATTCTGGCGATCAGTCGGTTTGGCGTTCGCGCGGAGGCGTCGGTGGTGGTTGCCGTGGTGACGCCAACACCGACGCTGGCGCCAACAGCGACCCCGCCGCCGCCGACCGCTCAACCAACACCCGAGGTCTTGCCTGCGCCGACCGCAGCGGCGCTACCCCCTGCGCCTCCGCCAGTGCCTCCGCCTGCGCCGCCACCAGCGGCAACACCAACCCCGGAAGTGTCGCTGGCGGAACTCCTGCGCCTCGAATGCCGATCGGGGGAGCGCATTGTGATCACCGGCGCGGGACCGCCGCGCGAGTCGTTCCTGCTCTACTTCGGACGGCGCGCTGTGAGCGGCGGCAGCATAGCGCCCAATGGCGTCTATCGCATCGAAATGCTGATCGGACCGGAACGACCGGGAGAGTATCCCGTGAGCGTCCGGTTGCGTCTCAGCGACCGTCCCCTGCCGATCCGCACCTATCAGTACGGCGCCGACCGGCTCGTCAACCTGAGCAGCGTCGCACCGACCGCCGTGACAACGGAGATCCTGTGCGTCGTGCAGCGCGCGGAACCGACGCCAACCGTGGCGCCGTAA
- a CDS encoding dihydrolipoamide acetyltransferase family protein — MAVDIVLPQIGESMTEATIGRWLKRVGDRVERYEALVEVETDKVSTEVTSITSGVLLEIATPEGATVPVGALLARIGEPGEAAVSNAPEAGAGTAATTVTTDAPEPARPRRADGPPITPVVARLAAEYGIDLSQIRGTGAGGRVSKKDVLRYIEERQKAAATPPPAPVAPPQPLPTTVAPPVPPPTPAAPPTPTRTPVAQPLPDDALLTPLTTMRRVIADHMVRSLRDAPQATTVFEVDMGRVLAHRERYRSSFEQQGIRLTVTAYIVQAVATALRRVPALNTRFTDDGIITYRRIHIGIAVALDDGLIVPVLRDADEKSLAGIARALNDLTERARMRRLQPDETEGGTFTISNHGVGGSLFATPILNRGQSGILGVGAIVKRPVVITHQGSDAIVIRPMCYLSLTFDHRACDGATADAFLAAVKETLEAYPEQ; from the coding sequence ATGGCGGTTGATATTGTTCTGCCGCAGATCGGCGAAAGCATGACCGAAGCGACGATCGGGCGCTGGCTCAAGCGCGTCGGCGACCGCGTCGAACGATACGAAGCGCTCGTGGAAGTCGAAACGGATAAGGTCTCGACCGAGGTGACATCGATCACCAGTGGCGTCCTGCTTGAAATCGCTACGCCAGAAGGCGCCACCGTGCCGGTCGGCGCCTTGCTTGCCCGGATCGGCGAGCCGGGTGAAGCGGCAGTGAGCAACGCTCCAGAAGCAGGCGCCGGGACGGCGGCAACGACGGTGACGACGGATGCTCCAGAGCCAGCGCGTCCCCGCCGCGCTGACGGTCCGCCGATCACGCCGGTTGTTGCCCGTCTCGCCGCCGAGTACGGCATCGATCTGAGCCAGATCCGCGGCACCGGCGCTGGCGGGCGCGTCAGCAAGAAGGACGTGCTGCGCTATATCGAGGAGCGACAGAAGGCTGCCGCCACGCCTCCACCCGCACCGGTTGCACCGCCCCAACCGCTCCCGACAACGGTCGCGCCGCCTGTGCCTCCACCGACACCAGCAGCGCCACCGACGCCAACGCGCACTCCCGTCGCTCAACCGCTGCCCGATGATGCCCTCCTCACGCCGTTGACGACAATGCGCCGCGTGATTGCCGACCATATGGTGCGGTCGCTCCGCGACGCTCCGCAGGCAACGACGGTCTTTGAGGTCGATATGGGGCGGGTGCTGGCGCACCGCGAGCGCTACCGCAGTTCGTTCGAGCAGCAGGGGATTCGTCTGACCGTGACCGCCTACATCGTGCAGGCGGTTGCAACCGCGTTACGCCGCGTTCCGGCGCTGAATACCCGGTTTACCGACGATGGGATCATCACCTACCGGCGTATCCATATCGGGATTGCGGTTGCGCTCGATGATGGACTGATCGTACCAGTGCTGCGCGACGCCGATGAGAAAAGCCTGGCGGGGATTGCGCGCGCGCTGAACGACCTGACCGAACGTGCGCGTATGCGTCGGTTACAGCCGGATGAGACCGAGGGCGGAACCTTCACCATTTCCAACCATGGCGTTGGCGGGAGCCTGTTCGCAACCCCTATTCTTAATCGCGGGCAGAGCGGTATTCTTGGCGTCGGCGCGATTGTTAAGCGTCCGGTGGTTATCACCCATCAGGGGAGCGACGCGATTGTCATCCGTCCGATGTGTTATCTGTCGCTCACGTTCGACCATCGCGCCTGTGATGGCGCCACTGCCGACGCATTCCTGGCAGCGGTCAAAGAGACGCTTGAAGCCTATCCCGAACAGTGA